AGCACCTGAAGCTAGCGCCTTAGACCGCTCGGCCATCTTGCCGTTGTTATTGTAATTTGCCAGTGAAAGCATATGATTCACCAGGTCAGTTTGCTGGCGTGAATGTGTACTCGCGATCTTGATCACCGAAGAGAACGAGAGTTTGGAAAGATTGCTGTGTACAAGGACCAGTACAGAGAATCTACTTGTAGCTTCCTTTTTAAACATATCCAACTTTTGAAAAGTCCGATCTGATTGGTGATTCTCAATCTCTGAACTGCACCTCGGGGGTGTAATTCCAGTTTGAGATATAAGCAGGCGTATTTCCTGTCCTCCCGTTGCTAGTCGAATACACCCCGAGGAATACACCTGTTGAGCTATCAGCGAAAGCTTTGATTCAGAAAGAGAAAGCGGCATACCTGTGAAACCCCAACTAACCGCATCGTTGGAGGCGTAGAGAAGAGTCTTGGTCTGGAAAGCTGACCCAGCTGGCCCAGCAGAGAACGAGTAATGTGTCATGTTGACAGCCCGAATCTCCAATCTGAGTGGTTTATCAAGCCAGTCCTCCGGTACTGGTGCCACGATATCAGTGGGAACAGCAACATACGACATAGCTCGGAACCGAAATTGAAGCTTGAGATCAGTCGGATTTCCCCCCGTCGTCAAATTCTGGCCAGGGAAGGCCTGCGTACTTGCGCTCGCGGGCAGCAAGACAACGCCGAGATCGAGGTGATGGTTCTGCGTAAGAAACACCGTAACCCcggcctcttcctcctcctcggttGGTTGGAAGTcaagctcgacgctataagAGAAGAGCGTGTCTTGCTGTCTTCTTCCAATGAATGTCTGGCCATCGGGACCCGCGTAGTTCCCATTTAGAGCGGTGAGGTTGAGTTTGGAGGGTATCAGACGTAAGCTGTTGGGCTTCTCAGGCGGTGAAACTATGTATGAGCTTTCGATCGGATACCGCCAATACGTGAAGTGAGCTGGAAGGGTCGAATTCGGAGAGAAGTCAAACGCGTCGCCTTCAATTTCTCCCAGTGAGATCCATGGGCTAGCTTGGTTAGCAGAAGTCTTCTTGAGAGGGAAAAGATGTAATACGTACCCGGGGCCTTCAATATCCATATTCTCAAGCGGCATCTCCCAGCCACTCATCTTCCCTTCGACGGGGGTAAAGTATGGCCATTTCCCCTCGTTCCACGTCACCGAAGTCATGACAGTCTCTCGGCCCATTGGAAAGTTGCGCCATTCTGACCCTGATCTCGTGCCCAAGGCAACACACCACCTGGTTCTCATTAGCTACCCGAAGTACAACGGTGGAGCTCCTTACCAATTCCCAGAGGCATCTTGAAATAGATCTGCGTGTCCGACAGTTTGAACTGATCTCCGTTAGCCTCGTCTGGAGAGCCAACTTGGAAAGAGAGCACTCTTTGCGCTTTGCTAACAATAATTGGTAGTATTGGCGTTGGTCAGAACAGGGTTCAATGGACTTGACTGATACGGGCCACCAATACTCTTTGAGCGGGCCATCGTGACCATATGGCCAAGCCCAGTGCCGCCTTTCAACTTGCCATTAGCTTTCGGAGCCTCCAGGATGTTCATTTGGAATCACCTTCGGCAGCCAGAAGATAGTAGTAGCCATCTTTACGATAGATATGTGGTCCTTCGGGTGCCTGTTCCCATGTCAGCCCTGAGGAAGTCTCCAGAGGACTCATCACAGACCATGCCGCCTGTGCCATTCCAGATAGTTCTCCATTCGCCGACTTTCCCGGTGTTGAGATCGGCCTCCGCCTGTTGAATCCACGGTCTTGTATCGTTTcagcgtttttttttttttcctccgAGGGTCGTTCTCATTTCCATAACACATACCCGATCTTCCAGGCGTGGGCACCATTGATGTATGTCTTACCATCATCGTCCCAAAATGGCTCTGTATCGTATCCTTCAAACTCAAAATGTACCGCGTCGGTCCAAGATTCCGGATTAAAAGGATCTTGCGCCTTGAAGATAATCTTGGACCCGAGAACTGAGTTAGATGAGTCAAGGAGAAGAACGTGGATCGGATCATACGTTGTCCCACCGCGAAGCATCTGTCGCGTCTCTATCATCGTCTACAAGAGTCGTAACAAGCCAAAACGTATCATCGTGATAGCGCAGTGTCGGTGCCCAAATACCACTGAATTCTGTCAGGCGCGGCAAGCTTTCTTCTACCCCGAGAGACTTGCCTTGTGGATCGGTTTGTCTCAACAAGTCGAGGGAGCTGTTCTTCCCTGTTCAAGACGTGCCCTAGACCATGTTAATGAAGTATTCACCCTCACAGGTCATTGAAACATACCGACTAGCTTCCAATTCTGCAAGTCTCTACTAGCATGGAGTGGTATACCCGGGAATGCATTGAAACTAGAGGATGCGCAGGAGAAGGTATCATTCCACTCAGGGACAAATATACAGCTAGGATCTGGATGAAATCCTGGGATTATTGGGTTATAAAAGGTCGAGTTAGATCCCTCTGACACTGAAAGCCACATCAGCCACACGGCCAATGTTACAAGTGAAAACATAATGTCTACTATAATGCAAGTGACATGCCCTTCTCTCCAAGATATGACACTCAGTAGTTACATTCGAGACTAGATGGGCGACTTATAGGCGAACTAGAAGGCCATGGTAATCGCATCAAACATGCTCGGGATATCTGCCAACGAACAAGCCTAGCTCGAGTCCCCGCATCGTCGGTACAGGGTGACATCATCCGGGTAAATAGCAGGCATAGGATAAATGAAGAGAGGCTCGATCGTAGATTTGTCTAGCATTCACCCGGGGCCGTATAGTCCTCTCATCGAATATATTCTGCATGGGTTTGTGGGTCTAGGAGGATCGTCTGGGGCATTAAGCATGATGGCGATCCGGGAAATACGCGACCGGGAGGAGAGGAGCAGGTGGGAGGAGGGGGCGGGGTGAAATGGAGAATACCAGGCCAGTGATACGTTACTAGTATGCAGGGCAAGGAAAGAGGCAACGTGGACATCGAGAAACTGACCCCATGGGCAGGATGTGGTTTTCACGGGGGCCATCGCTACCTACAAGGAGATCTGCCGCCGAGCCGTTGTGTAGAGGTATTGTCTCCATGCATCGCGACGAGAGCGAGATGAAGAGTCGTTGTTTTTGACCGTCGAATTGCATGCAGTCTATATTCTGTGTGTCCCGAGGCCCAGAAATGCAATGGCCGTCGCATTCAGCCTATACAACAGGCACCATTGCCTGCAAAAGGAGTTGAAACCAGAGTTCGTGTAACGGCATGAGTTGTTTACTTCAGTAATGCATCTCCCTTAGCAACGCCGTGCCTCTTTCATCAACGGAGATCGGGGTGTGCCTCCTAAACGCCATCTACCTTATGCAGAGCAGCCGTATTGACCGTCTCGCTCGATCTGCACCGACATCTTTCTCTCCCTGGCCTGTTGCCTCCATCCTGGCGCGGTGCCACACTCGCCGCCCAACCTTGGAGGACTACCGGTCCCATAAGTACGAATCGTTTTCCAAACCAAGTCCTAAAGCTCCGACTCTGCACCGTTCGTCTCCACTGCCATCGGGCTGCCATTCTGCGCCTGGCGTTGCGTTGCACGGAGGCGCGCATTGCCAGGAGCACGGCGACGGGGCGTAGGCCGGCCGTTGCCGTTCAAGTTCTCCTCGTCATCGTCTGAATCGGGGTGTCCATCCGCGTACAGGCGCGCCTCGTCCAGTTCGGTCATGCTATCCGGCCTGTCCCTCAACCACTGCATCCGAGGGCCTGATTTTGCAATCTCGGAAACGCGGAAGCCGTAAATACGGGGCTCATATATACGTCCAGCGCCCAGGCCCGGTGCAATGTTCTTAGCGTACATGCCATTGATCATCTCGAGCGAATCATCGTTAATACGAGCGCCGCCGCTGCTGAGAACCTCGGCCCCACGCTTAGTGAGGTCGTATTCCGGGAAtgtgaggaggaagagggcgCCAAAGGTACGGCCGAAGAAGGCACCGTCGACGGTTTGGAAACGGCTGTTAGGAGGGACGTAGACGTCGAGGCAGGAAGGGCAAAACAGCTTCACGGTGTCTTCGCCGGGAATATCAGAGAGACCGACAGGGAGTGTTCTCGCTTGATCGCAGTTGGTACGGGGGCAGCAGCCGAAATGGCCCAACTCATACTTCTCGCTCATCTGTTGAATGCCCGCCCTCGAGCAAATGAATCGCTGATGAATCAAGCCGTAAAGCATCTCGGAGGAAGACTCGATAACACTTAGGTCGCTAGCCATGCGGCTATGTTGTCTCCGGTCGTGTCTGGGGCCGAGTCGGTCTTGATCTCCCGAGTCGTTCTCGTCTTCGTcttcatcctcctcctcctcttcgtcctcgtcctcttCAGGCTCCACATCAAGGATCATCTATGCAGGTCAGGTCAGCATTGACGTCTATCGCGCAGCCTGGGGGCTGAAAAGGTCGCTTGAGCTCCCAATCTCCAGAAGaacaaaagaaaaaagaaaatctaaGCGAGAAAGAGACAGCCTGCGTACCTCGAGTGCCTCCTTGTACATCGCGACCTGATTCTGCAGGCCAGTGAGGTTGAAGTCATCCTCGATGAACTCCTCAGAAACCTCAGCGAAGTATTCATGGCCAAGGAGAGAGCAAAAGGAAGATATCCAAGACTCCGGGGCCCCCGAAGAGGTGGACATGTCGTCGAGGTAATCCAAGGTGATGGTATTGACGGGGTGTCGTTTAAAAATGGGTTGGGTTGCGACGCGGGCAAGCACGCGCGATACAGTCGTCGGATGGAGGACAGCGATGGTCTCCGAACAGCTGCTTTGGATATCGATGGTCTCCCAGCAGGGGCGCAAAGGTGGCGGGGTAGTTGGGGGGCGTGACGGGTCAAGTGCGGCGCATGTCGAGCGCGAAGGACGATGGGGAAGTTCCGAGATCGAGGAATGGTTTCGCGAGCGGTCGGATGTCGTGTACTGAGCAGACTTGAGTTGCGATACAGAGAAATATTTCCCCGTCCTTTTTTTCTGGCGGCAGGGGAGAGAAGCGGTATTTGGAGCCTCTCAGCAAAAGCTGTAGTTGTGGTGGGTGGGCTGTGGACTGCGGTGCCTCACGAAGCCCAGCCCGCTGAGATTACGTCCAATCACTTTTCTGGTCTGTGCGCACTCCATCGGTCCTTCGGTGAGCGGGCCTCTAGTTGTTCCCTTCGCCGATCTTCTCGGTGAGGGTACTCCTTCTCGCTTCCACTGATTCATTGCTACTCACCGAGACGTATGTGTCTAGGTACGTAGCCATGTCAAATCAAGTCGAATTGCTCGCCCATCACTGCTCTTCTTAGCTTGTTGATGGATCGTTCTATGATACATCACAATTCTTGTTCtcgtttatttactttaagaCTATGGTCCTTCAGTAGATGCTCTCAGACATGAGGCTTCTTGCCCGCGGCTGTTGCCACGCGCTCACTTCATTTAGGCCCCCCCAAATTCGACGTGGGTTTTCAACATTACACTCGGTAGAAGCTACAAAATCTCCATTCGAGGTAGTCAATATCGAAGAATTTCGAAGATCTTCATTCACACAAGAAAAACCTCTCCTATTTGGCCAGTCCTCCAACCCTGCTCAGCAGAGTTCCTTCTCGGCATCTTCAAAATGGTTCGCCCAAACTCAAGACGCTAACCAGAAACCCACCGCCAAATTCACTCCCTATATGAACCAATTCGCCCACCACATGTTCCCATACGAGTTCATAAGTCCTCAGATCGCCGACGATTCTAGAGTTTTAGTGAACACAACACAACTGTTTCTTGCATGGCTCGCGTCTGATCCGGATCCCATGGGTGCAGTGCTAGCAGGCATCGTCCACGCAGCATCCCACCCAGATGCCTCGGAGCCAAAGTTCTCGTCATTCGTTGCTCCCCTGCAACTCCTTCTCAAGGCTGCGGAATTCAACAGCCTGCACGAGAAGAAGATCAAGCAGCTTTACATAGCCCAGGCTCAACTCCCGGACCTACCTCTAGAACTCCAGGAAGACCTGCCTGTCCCACGCATTGTCTTGGAAGCCGGTAAAGGCGACGTATACAATTCGAGCTTGTGGCTTGGGCTGGAGCCGACATATACCCCGCTACACCGCGATCCGAACCCTAATTTATTCTGTCAACTTGTTGGCAGCAAAACAGTCCGCCTGCTACCGCCGTCATCTGGCGATCGGTTGTATCGTCAGATACAGGCTCAGCTTCAGCAGTCGGGGAGTAGTCGCATCAGATCGACGGAAATGATGGAGGGCCGCGAGAGGGTAGCAATGAACACAGCTGTCTGGGGATCGGAGAGCCACGCGGATATTACAGAGGCTCAATTGGGCCCTGGAAATGCTCTCTTCATCCCCAAAGGTTGGTGGCATAGTGTCAAGAGTAGACATCATGATGGGAGGTTGAATGCCTCCGTGAATTGGTGGTTCAGGTAGTCAAAAGAAGACTCGAAAGGGTGTCCAAAGCTTTAGCTCATAAGAGGCTTTTTGTGTCTCTGTAATTAATCTGTTAAGACTTTGTCTGCGTACAAACGGTCTGACTTGGTGATACCTCACGTGTACTGGTGTACTTCCCCAACTTGTACTGGCCAATAAGCAACAATCTAAAGGCAGAAAAGATACCTCAAACTATTATAACATTTAAACGTCACAGTTTGCTTCTACTCAATGTCTGAGAATTTCCACAAATGACACGCGATTAGACAAAGGTGCAGGATTCTAGACCTAAGTGCTGTGCGGAGCAAGCGGGCATTAATCATTGTTAGTTTAGGTTAAGAAGGTCAGCAATCAGCCCCACATCAAAGCACAATAGCTCAGGGGTAGAGCGCTGGGCTCATAACCCAGAGGTCCCTGGATCGAAACCAGGTTGTGCTAATTCTTTTGTAGCTTTTTTGCTGTTGAAGTATACTTTTTGATCATTTAGACCATGATGGACCAAAGAATGATGTTTTgcattcttttctttcgacCGGGGGTGCAGACATGCGACAGTGGTCCTTACCCGTTATCGATGATCCTCCGGAAGCAACGTCGTGTCCCCTATCCCATCCTCTGACTTACTTGCCTTCAATAGTTTCAAAAGTGACCACCAAAGGGAACGAGAACCCTCAAAAGCGGAAGATTGATAGCTTAAAATTCGACATCAGGTCTACGTTGTAAAAAACAGGGCAGGCCGTCCTTCATCGGCAAGGTAAGACTACTCTTGCTGACTCTCGTCGAGTCATCGACTCTCACGCAATCAAAGAGACCAGCTACGGTAGCAATTACTTGCACGGCAATGATCTCAGCCATTTTCTTCCCCAAACATGTTCTTGGCCCGCCGTT
The window above is part of the Colletotrichum lupini chromosome 9, complete sequence genome. Proteins encoded here:
- a CDS encoding beta-xylosidase translates to MIETRQMLRGGTTYDPIHVLLLDSSNSVLGSKIIFKAQDPFNPESWTDAVHFEFEGYDTEPFWDDDGKTYINGAHAWKIGPWIQQAEADLNTGKVGEWRTIWNGTGGMVCDESSGDFLRADMGTGTRRTTYLSKAQRVLSFQVGSPDEANGDQFKLSDTQIYFKMPLGIGSEWRNFPMGRETVMTSVTWNEGKWPYFTPVEGKMSGWEMPLENMDIEGPGYVLHLFPLKKTSANQASPWISLGEIEGDAFDFSPNSTLPAHFTYWRYPIESSYIVSPPEKPNSLRLIPSKLNLTALNGNYAGPDGQTFIGRRQQDTLFSYSVELDFQPTEEEEEAGVTVFLTQNHHLDLGVVLLPASASTQAFPGQNLTTGGNPTDLKLQFRFRAMSYVAVPTDIVAPVPEDWLDKPLRLEIRAVNMTHYSFSAGPAGSAFQTKTLLYASNDAVSWGFTGVFLGVYSTSNGRTGNTPAYISNWNYTPEVQFRD
- a CDS encoding JmjC domain-containing protein, whose product is MRLLARGCCHALTSFRPPQIRRGFSTLHSVEATKSPFEVVNIEEFRRSSFTQEKPLLFGQSSNPAQQSSFSASSKWFAQTQDANQKPTAKFTPYMNQFAHHMFPYEFISPQIADDSRVLVNTTQLFLAWLASDPDPMGAVLAGIVHAASHPDASEPKFSSFVAPLQLLLKAAEFNSLHEKKIKQLYIAQAQLPDLPLELQEDLPVPRIVLEAGKGDVYNSSLWLGLEPTYTPLHRDPNPNLFCQLVGSKTVRLLPPSSGDRLYRQIQAQLQQSGSSRIRSTEMMEGRERVAMNTAVWGSESHADITEAQLGPGNALFIPKGWWHSVKSRHHDGRLNASVNWWFR
- a CDS encoding casein kinase II regulatory subunit; its protein translation is MSTSSGAPESWISSFCSLLGHEYFAEVSEEFIEDDFNLTGLQNQVAMYKEALEMILDVEPEEDEDEEEEEDEDEDENDSGDQDRLGPRHDRRQHSRMASDLSVIESSSEMLYGLIHQRFICSRAGIQQMSEKYELGHFGCCPRTNCDQARTLPVGLSDIPGEDTVKLFCPSCLDVYVPPNSRFQTVDGAFFGRTFGALFLLTFPEYDLTKRGAEVLSSGGARINDDSLEMINGMYAKNIAPGLGAGRIYEPRIYGFRVSEIAKSGPRMQWLRDRPDSMTELDEARLYADGHPDSDDDEENLNGNGRPTPRRRAPGNARLRATQRQAQNGSPMAVETNGAESEL